CCAGCGAGACAAACGCCGCTTCGAATTGTGAAGGCGCAAAATAAAAACCGCGATTCAACATCTCATGGAAAAAGCGCGCGTAGCGTTTCGTGTCCGCAGTGCGAGCCTCGTCATAATTATGCACCGGGCGAGGCGCGAAAAACATGCCCAGCATGCCGCCGGCTTGCGCAACTTGCAGCGGAAGAGAATATTTTTTGCTCAACCGGGCAAGGCCTTCAGTCAAATGCTGGGAATGCTGATTGAGTTTTTTATAGGCAGCGTTTTGCTCCAGCAAACGCAGCGTTGCAGCGCCCGCTGCCATGGCCACGGGATTTCCGGAGAGGGTTCCGGCTTGATAAACCGGCCCGAGCGGCGCGAGCTTCTGCATGATCTCGCGCTTGCCGCCGAATGCGGCGCATGGAAAACCGCCGCCGATAACTTTACCCAAACAGGTGAGATCCGGCGTGATGCCGAACAATGCC
This DNA window, taken from Cytophagia bacterium CHB2, encodes the following:
- a CDS encoding aminotransferase class III-fold pyridoxal phosphate-dependent enzyme, whose amino-acid sequence is ALFGITPDLTCLGKVIGGGFPCAAFGGKREIMQKLAPLGPVYQAGTLSGNPVAMAAGAATLRLLEQNAAYKKLNQHSQHLTEGLARLSKKYSLPLQVAQAGGMLGMFFAPRPVHNYDEARTADTKRYARFFHEMLNRGFYFAPSQFEAAFVSLAHTPGQIEETLVAASEVFALLASAAE